The Campylobacter sp. CN_NE2 genome contains a region encoding:
- the purC gene encoding phosphoribosylaminoimidazolesuccinocarboxamide synthase, protein MATKKEMIYEGKGKKMWSVSEDENLLISEYKDSLTAFNGVKKAEESGKGALNCKISTQIFHLLEENGIKTALVETLNDTEQLVKKCKIFPLEIIARNIATGSLTKRLGITDGTELPFTLVEFCYKDDDLGDPLINDEHAIILGAVSSQSEIDELKAIARKINEILFKFFAEKGLKLVDFKIELGLDKDGNILLADEISPDSCRFWDAKTNQKLDKDVFRQNLGNVKVAYEEVLRRILN, encoded by the coding sequence ATGGCAACTAAAAAAGAGATGATTTACGAAGGAAAAGGCAAAAAAATGTGGAGCGTAAGCGAAGATGAAAATTTGCTTATCTCTGAGTATAAAGATTCACTAACTGCATTTAACGGCGTTAAAAAAGCAGAAGAAAGCGGAAAAGGTGCGCTAAACTGCAAAATTTCAACTCAAATTTTTCATTTATTAGAGGAAAACGGCATTAAAACTGCATTAGTTGAAACACTAAACGATACCGAACAACTCGTTAAAAAATGCAAAATTTTCCCACTTGAAATAATCGCACGAAATATCGCCACAGGCTCACTTACAAAACGACTTGGCATTACTGATGGCACTGAGCTACCTTTTACTTTGGTTGAATTTTGTTATAAAGATGACGATTTAGGCGATCCACTGATAAATGACGAACACGCTATTATTTTAGGTGCAGTTTCTAGCCAAAGCGAAATCGATGAGCTAAAAGCAATCGCTAGAAAAATCAACGAAATTTTATTTAAATTCTTTGCCGAAAAAGGGCTAAAACTAGTTGATTTTAAAATCGAGCTCGGACTTGACAAAGACGGAAATATCCTACTAGCCGATGAAATCAGCCCTGATAGCTGTCGTTTTTGGGACGCAAAAACAAATCAAAAACTTGATAAAGATGTATTTAGACAAAATTTAGGCAATGTAAAAGTTGCTTATGAAGAAGTTTTAAGACGAATTTTAAATTAA
- a CDS encoding class II 3-deoxy-7-phosphoheptulonate synthase, translating into MSWDINSWQNYNILQQPTYPNLEQLQGVKERLQKLPPLVFAGEVRNLKKELARATKGEAFLLQGGDCAESFSNFSANNIRDMFKVMLQMAIVLTFAAGCPVVKVGRIAGQFAKPRSSDFEEVGGVKLPSYRGDIINGFEFNEAARVPDPNRMIEAYHQSASTLNLLRAFSRGGLANLHEVHKWNLGFLKKGDLQDKFNELSDEISRTLKFMEACGVNTDNSPSLSETVLYTSHEALLLHYEECLTRIDSLTGDPYDCSAHMVWIGERTRGVGDAHVHYMSGIKNPIGVKVGPKIESDEILRLADALNPNNEAGRLNVIIRMGADIIGEKLPQILRNLKKEGREILYSIDPMHGNTVKTSNNYKTREFDKVLSEVKSFFEIHKAEGTIAGGIHLEMTGQDVTECTGGAFNVTEKTLEERYETQCDPRLNADQALELAFLIADNLKDRNK; encoded by the coding sequence ATGAGCTGGGATATAAATTCGTGGCAAAATTATAATATCTTGCAGCAGCCGACTTATCCGAATTTGGAGCAGTTGCAAGGTGTAAAAGAAAGATTGCAAAAATTACCGCCGCTTGTGTTTGCGGGCGAAGTGCGAAACCTTAAAAAAGAGCTTGCAAGGGCAACAAAAGGCGAAGCATTTTTGCTTCAAGGCGGCGATTGTGCTGAGAGTTTTTCAAATTTTAGTGCAAACAACATAAGAGATATGTTTAAAGTTATGCTTCAAATGGCGATTGTTCTTACATTTGCAGCAGGTTGCCCTGTCGTAAAAGTAGGGCGCATAGCAGGTCAATTTGCAAAACCAAGAAGTAGCGATTTTGAAGAAGTTGGTGGCGTAAAACTACCAAGTTATCGTGGCGACATTATAAACGGCTTTGAATTTAATGAAGCTGCAAGAGTTCCTGATCCAAATCGTATGATAGAAGCTTATCATCAAAGTGCTTCTACGCTAAACTTGCTAAGAGCCTTTTCAAGGGGCGGTTTAGCAAATTTACACGAAGTGCATAAATGGAATTTGGGCTTTCTTAAAAAGGGCGATTTGCAAGATAAATTTAACGAACTTAGCGATGAAATTTCGCGAACGCTTAAATTTATGGAAGCATGTGGCGTAAATACCGATAACTCGCCAAGCCTAAGCGAAACCGTGCTTTATACTTCACACGAAGCTTTGCTTTTGCATTATGAAGAGTGCCTAACTCGCATAGATAGCCTAACAGGAGATCCTTATGATTGTTCTGCTCACATGGTCTGGATAGGCGAACGCACTCGTGGAGTTGGTGATGCTCATGTGCATTATATGAGCGGGATTAAAAATCCTATCGGCGTAAAAGTCGGTCCAAAAATCGAAAGCGACGAGATTTTGCGTCTAGCAGATGCGTTAAATCCAAATAACGAAGCAGGGCGATTAAATGTGATAATTCGCATGGGAGCCGATATTATCGGCGAAAAATTGCCACAAATTTTGCGAAATCTTAAAAAAGAGGGCAGGGAAATTTTATATAGTATCGATCCTATGCATGGTAATACCGTAAAAACTTCAAACAACTATAAAACGCGCGAATTTGATAAAGTTTTAAGCGAAGTTAAGAGCTTTTTTGAAATTCATAAAGCCGAAGGCACCATCGCAGGTGGAATTCACCTTGAAATGACAGGTCAAGATGTAACAGAATGCACAGGCGGGGCGTTTAATGTAACCGAAAAAACGCTAGAAGAACGCTACGAAACGCAGTGTGATCCGCGTCTAAATGCAGATCAAGCGCTTGAACTAGCATTTTTGATAGCAGACAACCTAAAAGATAGAAACAAATGA
- a CDS encoding fumarylacetoacetate hydrolase family protein has translation MRFVTFMDLNPKQTLVETDSDGIGGLNLGKLEFEIPNEKLGVLGKDESIFEFGEFGLEFADMNDFIINKTEKDLQILREISQKTGGKSMAEVQILAPIITPRQDIICLGINYMEHAEESYKFKNIKFDGKREFAVYFSKRVNEAIGDGAFIDGHFDVTEKLDYECELAVIIGKDAKNVDVENAKDYIFGYTILNDISARDLQNRHKQFYFGKSLDGFTAMGPHIVTSDEINSSNLDIKCFINGELRQNSNTSKMIFNEHFVIAELSSAMTLKAGTIISMGTPSGVGMGFEPPKFLKSGDEVLCEIEKIGTLKNIVK, from the coding sequence ATGAGATTTGTTACATTTATGGATTTAAATCCAAAGCAAACGCTTGTTGAAACAGATAGCGACGGCATAGGCGGACTGAATTTAGGCAAATTGGAATTTGAAATTCCAAACGAAAAATTGGGCGTTTTAGGAAAAGACGAGAGCATTTTTGAATTTGGCGAATTTGGTTTAGAATTTGCCGATATGAACGATTTTATCATAAATAAAACCGAAAAAGATTTGCAAATTTTGCGTGAAATTTCGCAAAAAACCGGCGGAAAAAGCATGGCAGAAGTGCAAATTCTCGCCCCTATTATCACGCCACGCCAAGACATAATTTGTTTGGGCATAAACTATATGGAACACGCAGAAGAAAGCTATAAATTTAAAAATATCAAATTTGACGGCAAACGCGAATTTGCCGTGTATTTTTCAAAGCGAGTAAATGAAGCTATCGGGGATGGCGCGTTTATAGACGGGCATTTTGATGTAACCGAAAAGCTTGATTATGAGTGCGAACTAGCCGTCATTATCGGCAAAGACGCAAAAAATGTTGACGTGGAAAACGCCAAAGACTACATTTTTGGCTATACGATTTTAAACGATATTAGCGCAAGAGATTTGCAAAATCGCCACAAGCAGTTTTATTTCGGTAAAAGTTTAGACGGCTTTACGGCAATGGGACCGCATATCGTTACAAGCGATGAAATCAATAGCTCAAATTTGGATATAAAATGCTTTATAAACGGCGAATTAAGGCAAAATTCAAACACTTCAAAAATGATTTTTAATGAGCATTTTGTAATTGCTGAGCTAAGTAGTGCAATGACTTTAAAGGCTGGAACAATCATATCTATGGGAACGCCAAGCGGCGTTGGTATGGGTTTTGAACCGCCAAAATTCCTAAAAAGCGGCGATGAAGTGCTTTGTGAAATCGAAAAAATCGGAACTTTAAAAAATATCGTAAAATAA
- a CDS encoding carbon starvation CstA family protein yields the protein MKKAIFALVALIGAWAFGVLALNQGETISATWLVVAAACIYTIGYQFYGRFIATKVLELDDNRATPAYIHNDGKDYSPTNEYVLFGHHFAAIAGAGPLVGPVLAAQMGYLPGMLWLLVGVVLAGAVHDFIVLVISMRHDGKSLGEIIKMEMGTVTGGIAMVGILFIMVIIVAILAMVVVNALADSPWGLFTVAMTIPIAILMGIWMRFIRPGKVVEASIAGFILLMIALWAGHLVVADPFWKDVFTLSKTQLAVATMIYGFIAAILPVWLLLAPRDYLSTFLKLGVIFAMALAIIIAMPSIQMPALTKYTDGTGPVFAGSIFPFLFVTIACGAISGFHALVSSGTTPKMVMKEKQTLFIGYGSMLMESLVGMMALVSAIILTPGEYFSINMGGLGKDVVVAAEKVNAVIADLGFKITPEELTNLAKSIGEDTMLSRTGGAPTFALGVTMLFHKIIGGTEMMPFWYHFAILFEALFILTAVDAGTRVGRFMIQDVIGNVYKPFANTRSYTYGIIATFLCVSGWGYLLYAGVTDPMGGIYTLWPLFGASNQMLACMALMLATVILFKKGKARYTWVTIVPLVWVGVTTMSAAIQKMLPANGERIHDAVSHVATAQNWSAKLPSLTDPAAIAKAEAIIRNNVVDAVLCALFIFVVIVMVVQTIRICSKVASGDKDSYPLAESPIRKASDYVVAE from the coding sequence ATGAAAAAAGCTATTTTTGCTTTGGTTGCATTAATCGGCGCTTGGGCTTTTGGTGTTTTAGCACTAAACCAAGGCGAAACAATTAGCGCAACTTGGCTAGTTGTAGCCGCTGCGTGTATCTACACAATCGGCTATCAGTTTTACGGTCGTTTTATTGCTACAAAAGTTTTAGAACTTGACGACAATAGAGCAACACCTGCTTATATTCACAATGACGGAAAGGATTATAGTCCTACAAATGAATATGTTCTATTTGGACACCATTTCGCAGCTATTGCCGGTGCGGGTCCGCTTGTAGGTCCTGTTTTGGCAGCTCAAATGGGTTACTTGCCGGGTATGCTATGGTTACTAGTTGGTGTTGTTTTAGCAGGTGCTGTGCATGACTTTATCGTGCTTGTTATTTCTATGCGACATGACGGAAAGAGCCTTGGCGAAATCATCAAAATGGAAATGGGAACCGTAACTGGCGGTATCGCTATGGTCGGTATCTTATTTATCATGGTTATTATCGTTGCGATTTTGGCAATGGTTGTTGTTAATGCTCTTGCAGATTCACCTTGGGGGCTATTTACGGTTGCTATGACTATTCCTATTGCGATTTTAATGGGAATTTGGATGAGATTTATCAGACCTGGTAAAGTTGTAGAGGCTTCTATTGCAGGTTTTATCCTACTAATGATTGCACTTTGGGCAGGTCATTTGGTTGTTGCTGATCCATTCTGGAAAGATGTATTTACACTAAGTAAAACTCAACTTGCAGTTGCAACTATGATTTATGGCTTTATCGCAGCTATTTTACCTGTTTGGTTATTACTTGCTCCACGCGACTACCTAAGCACATTTTTGAAACTTGGCGTTATTTTCGCTATGGCTTTGGCCATTATTATTGCTATGCCTAGTATTCAAATGCCAGCACTTACAAAATATACTGACGGAACAGGTCCTGTTTTTGCAGGTTCAATATTCCCGTTTTTATTTGTAACTATTGCGTGCGGTGCGATTAGCGGTTTCCATGCACTTGTTTCAAGTGGTACAACACCAAAAATGGTTATGAAAGAAAAACAAACGCTATTTATCGGATACGGCTCTATGCTTATGGAAAGCTTAGTTGGTATGATGGCATTAGTTTCTGCTATTATCCTAACTCCGGGCGAGTATTTTTCTATCAACATGGGTGGCCTTGGAAAAGATGTTGTCGTGGCTGCTGAAAAAGTTAATGCTGTTATTGCAGATTTAGGATTTAAAATCACACCAGAAGAGCTAACAAATTTAGCTAAGAGTATCGGCGAAGATACGATGTTATCACGAACAGGTGGTGCTCCTACATTTGCACTTGGTGTTACTATGCTATTCCACAAAATCATCGGTGGAACAGAGATGATGCCATTTTGGTATCACTTTGCAATTCTTTTTGAAGCATTATTTATCTTAACGGCTGTTGATGCAGGAACTCGTGTAGGTAGATTTATGATTCAAGATGTTATCGGTAATGTCTATAAGCCGTTTGCGAACACTAGAAGCTATACTTATGGCATAATTGCTACTTTCCTATGCGTTAGCGGTTGGGGATATTTGCTATATGCCGGTGTAACTGACCCAATGGGCGGTATTTATACTCTATGGCCACTATTTGGTGCATCTAACCAAATGTTAGCTTGCATGGCGCTAATGCTTGCAACTGTTATACTATTTAAAAAAGGAAAAGCAAGATATACTTGGGTTACAATTGTTCCGCTTGTTTGGGTTGGCGTAACTACTATGAGTGCCGCTATCCAAAAAATGCTTCCTGCAAACGGTGAAAGAATTCATGACGCAGTTAGCCATGTAGCAACAGCTCAAAATTGGAGTGCAAAACTTCCAAGCTTAACCGATCCTGCTGCGATTGCAAAAGCAGAAGCAATTATTAGAAACAATGTTGTCGATGCTGTTCTTTGTGCGTTGTTTATTTTTGTTGTTATCGTTATGGTAGTTCAAACTATTAGAATTTGCTCAAAAGTTGCAAGCGGCGACAAAGATAGCTATCCGTTAGCTGAAAGCCCTATTAGAAAGGCTAGCGATTATGTTGTGGCTGAGTAA
- a CDS encoding lysophospholipid acyltransferase family protein, with amino-acid sequence MILGKIRALIYAAIFIGTVAVVVLLMALFNKFHHKFRRAWAKFQRFCIGYKIEQIGEFSDEADMIILNHQSILDIIALEETHPANLCWIAKKEIGEIPIIGKILSLPKMIAVDRNNPRDLVRIVREAEDRLNEGRVIAMFPEGTRRKGDKLLEFQKGAKIIAEKLNLKVQPIVLVGTKEIMNSHDFTLKSGLVKIICLDLIDLNDKNWLENARTKMQEILDKYNNEK; translated from the coding sequence ATGATATTAGGAAAAATTAGAGCGCTCATTTATGCGGCTATTTTCATCGGCACAGTCGCAGTTGTAGTGCTATTAATGGCTCTGTTTAACAAATTTCACCACAAATTTAGACGCGCTTGGGCTAAATTTCAACGCTTTTGCATAGGATATAAAATCGAGCAAATCGGCGAATTTAGTGACGAAGCAGATATGATAATCCTAAATCATCAAAGCATACTTGATATTATCGCACTTGAAGAAACGCACCCTGCAAATTTATGCTGGATAGCCAAAAAAGAAATCGGAGAAATACCAATAATAGGCAAAATTTTATCGCTCCCAAAAATGATAGCAGTCGATAGAAACAATCCACGCGATCTCGTTCGAATAGTCAGAGAAGCCGAAGATCGCCTAAACGAAGGACGCGTTATAGCGATGTTTCCGGAAGGCACTAGACGCAAAGGCGATAAACTTTTAGAATTTCAAAAAGGTGCAAAAATCATCGCCGAAAAGCTAAATTTAAAGGTTCAACCTATCGTGTTAGTCGGCACAAAAGAGATTATGAATTCGCACGATTTCACGCTAAAAAGTGGTTTAGTTAAAATCATCTGCCTTGATTTAATCGATTTAAATGACAAAAACTGGCTTGAAAATGCACGAACAAAAATGCAAGAAATATTAGACAAATACAATAACGAAAAATAA
- the purS gene encoding phosphoribosylformylglycinamidine synthase subunit PurS, with the protein MKVVVNVKLKPGVLDPQGKAVKHALASLGFKGVGDVRIGKQIVLEIEESDKEKARKIATDMCDEILANTVIEDYEIVL; encoded by the coding sequence ATGAAAGTTGTAGTAAATGTAAAATTAAAACCGGGCGTACTTGATCCGCAAGGAAAAGCCGTCAAACACGCTCTTGCTTCACTTGGATTTAAAGGTGTAGGCGATGTTAGAATCGGCAAACAAATCGTTTTAGAAATCGAAGAAAGCGATAAAGAAAAAGCTAGAAAAATCGCAACCGATATGTGTGATGAAATTCTAGCAAACACAGTTATTGAAGATTACGAGATAGTTCTATGA
- the purQ gene encoding phosphoribosylformylglycinamidine synthase I, translating into MKVAIINFPGTNCERDTKYAFDLLGANSQIIWHKETSINADLVVLPGGFSHGDYLRTAAIAKFSPIMNAVVEHAKKGGYILGICNGFQMLLELKLLSGAMNRNINLSFISKYHHLKVISNDNKFLSNCKKDEILNIPIAHGEGNYYVDDKTLKSMYENDQILLKYCDENGEISNPNGSVDAVAGICDKNKKIFGLMPHPERAIEKILGGDDGAKMLKGLIW; encoded by the coding sequence ATGAAAGTTGCAATCATAAATTTTCCCGGCACAAACTGCGAACGGGACACAAAATACGCTTTTGATTTGCTTGGTGCAAATTCGCAAATCATTTGGCATAAAGAAACTAGCATAAATGCTGATTTAGTCGTGCTTCCGGGCGGTTTTAGCCATGGAGATTATCTTAGGACGGCCGCGATTGCTAAATTTAGCCCTATTATGAATGCTGTTGTAGAACATGCCAAAAAAGGCGGTTATATTTTAGGAATTTGCAACGGATTTCAAATGCTTTTAGAGCTTAAACTTCTAAGCGGAGCGATGAATAGAAACATAAATTTGAGTTTTATCTCGAAATATCATCATTTAAAAGTGATTTCAAACGACAATAAATTTCTTTCAAATTGCAAAAAAGATGAAATTTTAAATATTCCTATCGCGCACGGCGAGGGCAACTACTATGTCGATGATAAAACACTTAAATCAATGTATGAAAACGATCAAATTCTGCTTAAATACTGCGATGAAAACGGCGAGATTTCAAATCCAAATGGTTCAGTTGATGCCGTAGCAGGAATTTGCGATAAAAACAAAAAAATATTTGGTCTTATGCCACACCCTGAACGCGCTATCGAAAAGATTTTAGGTGGCGATGACGGCGCAAAAATGTTAAAAGGTTTGATTTGGTAA
- a CDS encoding YbdD/YjiX family protein: protein MLWLSKIKNAYDKIDDAVAPIIGLPSYEKYLKHFKTHHPDQTPMSRAEFFRQAQDKKGKQVRCC from the coding sequence ATGTTGTGGCTGAGTAAAATTAAAAACGCTTACGATAAAATTGACGATGCGGTAGCTCCTATTATAGGGCTACCAAGTTATGAGAAATATTTGAAGCATTTTAAAACTCATCACCCAGATCAAACACCTATGAGTAGAGCGGAATTTTTCCGCCAAGCTCAGGATAAAAAGGGCAAACAAGTTAGGTGTTGCTAA
- the rarD gene encoding EamA family transporter RarD, which produces MPKNSQTTALILGISTFVMWGVFPIYFKMLEHASALEVLAHRIIWSVVFLLIFIKYKNRIRTLQEIFHNKKTLKTLFITGLFIASNWGIYIYAVNSDQILESGLGYFINPLFSMLLGAIFLKERLNLAGKISVFLVFIAIAIQIYSLGKLPFISIILPASFAIYGLLKKKLAVPSMEGLFVETMLLFPFALLYGLFLCGSGSGEFGLNRLAPIFIFSGIVTVLPLITFNLAAQKLSLSTLGFMQYISPTMQILIAVFMYGENLDFYKIISFIIIWIGIAIVSIDNLKGAKNG; this is translated from the coding sequence ATGCCAAAAAATAGTCAAACAACAGCCCTTATTTTAGGAATTTCTACATTTGTTATGTGGGGCGTTTTTCCTATTTATTTTAAAATGTTAGAACACGCTAGCGCACTTGAAGTTTTGGCTCATCGCATTATTTGGTCGGTTGTATTTTTGCTAATCTTTATCAAATATAAAAATCGAATTCGCACTTTACAAGAAATTTTTCACAACAAAAAAACGCTCAAAACGCTCTTTATAACGGGGCTTTTTATCGCATCAAACTGGGGAATTTATATTTATGCGGTAAATTCAGACCAAATACTTGAAAGCGGTTTGGGATATTTTATAAATCCGCTTTTTTCTATGCTTTTGGGGGCGATTTTTTTAAAAGAAAGGCTGAATTTAGCAGGAAAAATCTCAGTTTTTTTAGTTTTTATCGCAATCGCTATCCAAATTTACTCTCTTGGAAAATTGCCTTTTATTTCAATTATTTTGCCTGCAAGTTTTGCGATATACGGGCTTTTAAAGAAAAAACTAGCCGTGCCTTCAATGGAAGGACTTTTTGTCGAAACTATGCTTTTATTTCCGTTTGCGCTACTTTACGGACTTTTTCTTTGCGGTAGTGGCAGTGGGGAATTTGGACTAAATCGCCTTGCGCCGATTTTCATTTTTAGCGGAATAGTAACGGTTTTACCGCTTATAACATTTAATCTTGCCGCACAAAAACTAAGCCTTTCGACACTCGGATTTATGCAATACATAAGCCCTACTATGCAAATTCTCATCGCAGTTTTTATGTATGGAGAAAATTTAGACTTTTACAAAATAATAAGTTTTATCATTATTTGGATAGGAATAGCAATAGTTTCAATAGATAATTTAAAGGGAGCAAAAAATGGTTAA
- a CDS encoding S41 family peptidase, whose product MCLTFCAGLFFSGELQAADTKKKEVSEKSRLEALAKLTKTLAIIENNYVEELSFTEIVDKTIAGLMGNLDAHSSFMDEKSFNDTKVQTQGEFGGLGIQVGMKDGALTVIAPIEGTPADKKGIKANDVILRIDGNATFGITIDEAVSKMRGKPKTPITLTIVRKGESKPFDVEIVRDIIKVESAYAKMIEDENILYLRITNFDQHITADAAKFIKEQPNAKGIILDLRNNPGGLLDQAIGLVNLFVDKGLIVSQKGRSDAKEERHEADPKKKVTDLPLVVLVNGGSASASEIVSGSLQDLKRAVVVGENTFGKGSVQVILPIENKEALRLTIARYYLSSGRTIQAVGVTPDLIVYPGKVPVVGEDNFSIKEADLKKHLESELAKIEPKKEEGSETKEKDNKKIITKAQINDDIQLKTAIDTLKVLNIKK is encoded by the coding sequence ATGTGTTTAACATTTTGTGCGGGGCTTTTTTTTAGCGGAGAGCTTCAAGCTGCCGATACGAAAAAAAAGGAAGTTAGCGAAAAATCGCGTTTAGAAGCACTAGCAAAACTTACAAAAACTTTGGCGATAATCGAAAATAACTATGTCGAAGAGTTAAGTTTTACCGAAATCGTGGATAAAACAATCGCAGGACTTATGGGAAATTTAGATGCTCATTCAAGTTTTATGGACGAAAAGTCTTTTAATGATACGAAAGTGCAAACTCAGGGCGAATTTGGCGGACTTGGAATACAAGTTGGTATGAAAGACGGAGCTTTAACGGTTATTGCTCCGATCGAAGGTACGCCTGCCGATAAAAAAGGGATAAAAGCAAATGATGTTATTTTGCGAATCGACGGAAATGCTACATTTGGCATAACTATCGACGAAGCAGTTTCCAAAATGCGCGGAAAACCAAAAACTCCGATTACGCTTACGATTGTCCGTAAAGGCGAAAGCAAACCTTTTGATGTCGAAATCGTGCGTGATATTATAAAAGTCGAGTCTGCCTATGCAAAAATGATTGAAGATGAAAATATTTTATATCTAAGAATTACAAATTTTGACCAACACATAACTGCCGATGCGGCTAAATTTATAAAAGAACAGCCAAATGCAAAAGGCATTATTTTGGATTTGCGAAATAATCCAGGCGGACTTTTAGATCAGGCTATCGGGCTAGTAAATTTATTTGTTGATAAAGGTTTAATCGTATCTCAAAAAGGTAGAAGCGACGCAAAAGAAGAACGCCACGAGGCAGATCCAAAGAAAAAAGTTACAGATTTACCGCTTGTAGTGCTAGTAAATGGCGGAAGCGCAAGTGCTAGTGAAATCGTAAGCGGTTCGCTTCAAGATCTAAAACGAGCCGTCGTCGTCGGCGAAAATACTTTCGGAAAAGGTAGCGTTCAAGTAATTTTACCGATAGAAAATAAAGAAGCTTTGCGTCTTACTATCGCAAGGTATTATCTTTCAAGCGGTAGAACTATCCAAGCTGTCGGCGTTACGCCAGATCTCATAGTTTATCCAGGCAAAGTGCCGGTAGTAGGCGAAGATAATTTTTCTATCAAAGAAGCTGATTTGAAAAAACATTTAGAGAGCGAGTTAGCCAAAATCGAGCCTAAAAAAGAAGAAGGCAGTGAAACAAAAGAAAAAGATAACAAAAAAATAATTACAAAAGCTCAAATCAACGATGATATTCAGTTAAAAACAGCAATAGATACGCTTAAAGTTTTAAATATAAAAAAATAG
- a CDS encoding MBOAT family O-acyltransferase has translation MLFNSPVFIFAFLPITFFVYFWLNHKRLSEAAKAFLVVASLFFYGWWNPAYLPLILVSMVFNFMIGSYLSRNFGNANLKKQISPKTLLIIGIYGNVALLGYFKYADFFILNANFIFGTEFEFLKLTLPLAISFFTFQQIAYLVDSYKGETKEYDFLSYALFVSFFPQLIAGPIVHHKEMMSQFAKIRNKVKNYNNILLGLFIFSMGLFKKVVIADTFAVYATQGFDKMEVLEFFTAWQTSLSYTFQLYFDFSGYCDMAIGAALLFNIRLPINFNSPYKATDIQDFWRRWHITLGRFLRDYIYIPLGGNRGGLPRTCANLFATFLIGGIWHGAGWTFVFWGFLHGIALVIHRLWSLTKIKLPNILAWIITFNFVNFAWVFFRANSFDNAIKVLKGMVGINGVDLSIIQIFIDETYTHTKTILSYNILTFILILVFKNSLIFAQNKNKLSYTLYFSFLFLISILFMFMGKYSEFIYFNF, from the coding sequence TTGCTCTTTAATAGCCCAGTTTTTATCTTTGCATTTTTGCCTATAACATTTTTTGTATATTTTTGGCTCAATCACAAAAGATTAAGCGAAGCAGCAAAAGCGTTTTTGGTTGTGGCTAGTCTATTTTTTTACGGCTGGTGGAATCCTGCGTATTTGCCACTCATTTTAGTTTCTATGGTTTTTAATTTTATGATTGGCTCGTATCTATCAAGGAATTTCGGCAACGCAAATTTAAAAAAGCAAATCTCGCCAAAAACGCTTCTTATCATCGGAATTTACGGAAATGTCGCACTTTTGGGCTATTTTAAATACGCAGATTTTTTCATACTAAACGCAAATTTTATCTTTGGCACCGAATTTGAGTTTTTAAAACTCACTTTGCCGTTAGCGATTTCATTTTTCACATTTCAACAAATCGCCTATTTAGTCGATAGCTACAAAGGCGAAACGAAAGAGTATGATTTTTTATCTTACGCTCTGTTTGTGTCGTTTTTCCCGCAACTCATCGCAGGTCCGATTGTCCATCACAAGGAGATGATGTCACAGTTTGCCAAAATTCGCAATAAAGTCAAAAACTACAACAATATTTTGCTAGGGCTTTTTATCTTTTCTATGGGGCTTTTTAAAAAGGTCGTCATCGCTGATACTTTCGCCGTTTATGCCACGCAGGGTTTTGATAAAATGGAGGTTTTAGAGTTTTTTACGGCGTGGCAGACTTCGCTATCTTATACTTTTCAGCTATATTTTGATTTTAGTGGATACTGCGATATGGCGATAGGTGCTGCACTACTCTTTAACATACGGCTTCCTATAAATTTCAATTCGCCCTATAAAGCTACTGACATACAGGACTTTTGGCGTAGGTGGCATATCACGCTAGGGCGATTTTTGCGTGATTATATCTATATCCCGCTTGGGGGAAATAGAGGTGGGCTTCCACGAACTTGTGCGAATTTATTTGCCACATTTTTGATAGGCGGAATTTGGCATGGGGCTGGTTGGACATTTGTATTTTGGGGCTTTTTGCACGGCATAGCACTGGTAATCCACCGCCTTTGGTCGCTTACAAAAATCAAACTACCAAACATTTTAGCTTGGATAATCACATTTAATTTTGTAAATTTCGCATGGGTATTTTTTAGGGCAAATTCGTTTGATAATGCTATAAAAGTGCTAAAAGGTATGGTGGGAATTAATGGCGTTGATTTATCAATAATACAAATTTTTATAGATGAAACATATACTCATACGAAAACCATACTATCTTATAATATTTTGACATTTATTTTGATTTTGGTATTTAAAAATTCGCTTATTTTCGCACAAAATAAAAATAAATTATCTTACACATTATATTTTTCATTTTTATTTTTAATAAGCATTTTATTTATGTTTATGGGCAAATACAGCGAATTTATATATTTTAATTTTTAA